The Juglans regia cultivar Chandler chromosome 11, Walnut 2.0, whole genome shotgun sequence genome contains the following window.
CATGATTAAGGATTTTCCTCAAGCTGCAACCGACTTGCAAAACAAAGTAGAATTTCCAGCAATCACCTCCGGTCCAACTACTCCTGGATATCCCCTGATCCAAGCCTCTGCTTCATCTGATACTTTTCAGAAAGGAAAAGCTACCAGCACATCTACCAGCACATCCTCTAAGAAGTCctcaaaatccaaaaagaagactgttaatattattgatggattaaataaaaatgatttaatcaatTTGCTAGCCAAAACTCTGACTAATAATTCTGAAGATGATAAAGATTCAGAAGCATCATCAGAGGCTTCGTATAGCAACACATTTGGACATGATTCTCTAGATACCCCAAGACTATCTGAAGAAGATTGATCCATCTCCAATTACATCATTGAAGACTGACCGTCTCAAAGACTGATCGAGCTCTTCCATGATGACCTTACTAGTGAAGACTGACCGTCCCAAAGACTGATTAAGTTCTTCCCTTCCAATTGTCATCTTGTGCCAAAAGCAGATGCCCCAAGAATCCGCTAGAGACACAATGATGGTTCCTATTTTGTCACCTTATGCTGAAAGCAGATCATGTAGAACACATAATGATGACCCTGCTCCACGTGATTAAACAGTAGCCAAACTGTTCACTCACGGGTTTACTTTTACTGTTTACTTTAATAATTGTACACAGAAACTCCTTAtgctataaaaggagaaccttaCTTCGGAATTAGACAGAGCTTATTTTCCGCCTTCTATCCTTTCTTCTTATCTCTATCCTGCTCTCTCTTGTAAGTGCAAATCTGCATTACCTGCTTTAAAAGCTTTGTAATTTTACTAAGTTTTATGTTTATTTCATGTTAATGcaattatttttgcatttatcttattttgtaCTGCATACATGAATATGGTCGGTTTAACCACCTACATATAATTGTGCATTTAACCGCCTACATATAATTGTGCATACTCTGATCTTTCCTCTTCATTCTTATATCTATCTTCTTTTCCGCTGTTTTggtatctatctatatatatatttcaaattcataccAATGCCTATCATATATACCTCTTTGAATTCTATTAATTTAGTCGCCATATTACTTGATTAAGACCATAAATACAGGCATTTGGCATCACAAGAATTATCCAACAGATGAATAACTCGTGGCATATTAATGATCATTCATACTTACGTACACACGAATATACACGTGTGTGTCTATGGACAATACTAGCATGCATACCAAATGTGCACTCCAAATATGCACATTAgtgtaaatgattttttttttttcttttccttgaagtattttttaaacatccttaattattaaaagaagtataaattcactaatagtggGCAAATTTAGTGGGCATAtttgtatcatatatatatatatatatatatataaagtgaatGTGTGTATCTGTTAAAATAGAGAGACCTAGCATgcattttaaaacaagaaagaaggGCCAAAAGTTGGGAAAGGAAAGGTGAAGCAGTCTCCGAAAACAGATAAAACCggaaagtaaaagaaataaatattcaaaacgCCGCGTCCaagtttttgagaaaatacAGCAAAAGGCCAGCAAAACTATACTGCTGcatgccatatatataaatatatatatattatatatatatacacatacatatatacacacacacacaataacATCCAAAGACAAACATGCCCTTCCAACACTACCATGATTACTTGGACCCGTGGTGGAATTCCTTTCAGTACCTGAggatattttcatctttttctaaaaagaaaagctaataaataatatgttggaAGAATATATAGGCCAGAAGCTTCCTGAATGCAGATTGAATGGTTCCCTGCATGAAACTGTTCTGTCACTGATCTACCTcttcattacaaaataaatcttgCGTACAAAcacacgtgtgtgtgtgtgtctctctctctatatatatatatgtatatgtgtatgtataaaGCAGCAAAAACCATTGATTTTCAGTGGCCATTAGGGTTTGTTTCGATGTGTGTGTTTCTCACTTCTCTTTGTCGAAAACCATGAATCCATCATCAACACCACAGCATTCTCGCAAACTCCTAAATGTGATGAAGGGCTCGGCCTTGGCACCACAACCCCACGTTAGACCCCCAGAAAGAACCATAAGTGTTGTCATCACCATCATCGTCATGGCCATGCTCATCTGCACTTTGGTCGTTCACTTAATCTTTACTTGCTTCCGCCGACGCCAACACTCCGTTCATCAGCCTCCACCTGCGACGTCGTCATCTCATAGCGACGATCTCGCTGCCCTTCCTACTTTCATCTACGCCGAAGACTCGGTCTCGGCTACTTGTTCTTCTTCCATTGCGTCGTCATCGGACTCCGAGCCGATTTGCGCGATATGTTTGGCGGAGTTCGTGCATGGCGAAATTCTCAGGGTTTTGCCTAGGTGCAACCACTTGTATCACAAGGAATGTATCGATCAATGGTTGGTGGTGGGGTCCCTCAGCTGCCCCATTTGTAGGGACCGAACGATCGATCAGGACGTCGAGCCCAAGAGGAGCCGCTGCACCCACGCTAATGGGGTCGGCGATCTATCCATGTTTCCGACTCTCAACTTCACTACCAATCACTTGcagtaaatttttgtttttccgattttcttatatatttggTTCATTCTTTTTAAGCTTAGGCTCTGTTCGGCTTCTGGGAAATCTCTGAACATGAAGAGGGCTCAACAACAAcctcagcaaccaaacataGCGCGAGATCCTTGGTGAAAGTTTGGGTATTGATTTGAGTCTGAAGAGTACTATTTGCAATCAAACAATTTTGTCAGTTTTTGAGTGTGAAATACAATATTTGCGGCTTGATCAGATCTTGTTTCAATTATGTGACATTtggttttaatgattttgtgtTCTTAATTTTTCTCTAGTTCCTGCTCAGAATAAATATTCTTGCTTGATTAGAATACCAAAGTTTTATGACAAGCTGATGACACAGTACTTGGCATCTACAAATTGCTTTCCTATATATTCATTAAACTCACAGAATCTCTatagtttcatatatattttttcatttctatttctcatttttctgaTCTGGAtttg
Protein-coding sequences here:
- the LOC108997721 gene encoding RING-H2 finger protein ATL79-like; protein product: MNPSSTPQHSRKLLNVMKGSALAPQPHVRPPERTISVVITIIVMAMLICTLVVHLIFTCFRRRQHSVHQPPPATSSSHSDDLAALPTFIYAEDSVSATCSSSIASSSDSEPICAICLAEFVHGEILRVLPRCNHLYHKECIDQWLVVGSLSCPICRDRTIDQDVEPKRSRCTHANGVGDLSMFPTLNFTTNHLQ